One region of Parerythrobacter jejuensis genomic DNA includes:
- a CDS encoding DUF1993 domain-containing protein, with protein MPLSLHAAYVPSALQMLGTANHLLDKTEQWCADEGCDHGTIIGARLIEDMLPFCYQVKSVAEHTAGAIEAVREGLYSPDLNPPPTSFEELRAKLANAVEVMKALNEDEMESWMGRDMRFEFKDRGMDFTVEDFLLSFSQPNFYFHCTAAYSIARMLGVPIGKMDYMGAVRIKT; from the coding sequence ATGCCGCTCAGTCTACACGCCGCCTATGTGCCAAGTGCCCTGCAAATGCTTGGCACCGCCAATCACCTGCTCGACAAGACCGAGCAATGGTGCGCGGACGAGGGTTGCGACCATGGCACAATCATTGGCGCACGCCTGATCGAGGACATGCTGCCCTTCTGTTACCAGGTCAAAAGCGTCGCCGAGCATACGGCGGGAGCAATCGAAGCTGTTCGTGAGGGGCTCTATTCGCCCGACCTCAACCCGCCTCCCACAAGCTTTGAGGAATTGCGGGCCAAGCTCGCCAATGCCGTCGAAGTTATGAAGGCCCTCAACGAGGACGAGATGGAGAGCTGGATGGGGCGCGATATGCGGTTCGAATTCAAGGACCGCGGCATGGATTTCACTGTCGAGGATTTCCTGCTCAGCTTCAGCCAGCCGAATTTCTACTTCCACTGCACCGCCGCCTATTCCATCGCACGAATGCTGGGTGTCCCGATCGGCAAGATGGACTATATGGGCGCCGTTCGGATCAAGACCTGA
- a CDS encoding DUF481 domain-containing protein: MRLMTLTLPLAAGLLTTPALAELPESTRAMIDAAIASGDADKVATVIELAREVHPDDIAEIDVIAAEFDARQLALAAEEAAAEEESIRKAGLFDNWKGEGQIGAFRSTGNSSNTGITAGLKLQRVGIDWRHKLRGLIDYQRSNGVTTREQFLASYEPNYDISGDLYAYALAQYERDRFQGFSARHSASGGLGYRVIENERMNFEVKAGPAWRRTERVNGTTDSRLAGLAALDFDWKIADTITLTQDASAFVQSGNSTFLSNTGIEAGLTGAIKARISYSVEHDTNPPAGAIKTDTLTRFTLIYGF; encoded by the coding sequence ATGCGTTTGATGACACTCACCCTGCCGCTCGCGGCGGGACTCCTCACCACGCCTGCGCTGGCAGAGCTGCCCGAAAGCACCCGCGCGATGATCGACGCGGCGATTGCCAGTGGCGATGCTGACAAGGTCGCCACCGTGATCGAACTGGCCCGTGAAGTGCATCCGGACGATATCGCCGAAATCGACGTGATCGCTGCCGAATTCGATGCCCGGCAGCTAGCGCTCGCCGCCGAGGAGGCGGCCGCAGAAGAGGAATCCATCCGCAAGGCGGGCCTGTTCGATAACTGGAAAGGTGAAGGCCAGATCGGCGCCTTCCGATCCACCGGCAACAGTTCCAACACGGGCATCACGGCCGGTTTGAAGCTGCAACGGGTCGGCATCGACTGGCGTCACAAATTGCGCGGCTTGATCGATTACCAGCGCAGCAACGGCGTCACCACGCGAGAGCAATTCCTTGCTTCCTACGAACCGAATTATGACATCAGCGGCGATCTCTACGCCTATGCCCTGGCACAATATGAGCGAGACCGCTTCCAAGGCTTCTCTGCGCGTCACTCTGCCTCAGGCGGCCTTGGTTACCGGGTAATCGAAAACGAAAGGATGAACTTCGAGGTCAAGGCTGGCCCTGCCTGGCGCCGTACTGAGAGGGTGAACGGCACGACCGATTCCCGCTTGGCCGGGCTGGCAGCGCTCGATTTTGACTGGAAGATCGCCGACACCATTACGCTGACTCAGGATGCGAGCGCATTCGTGCAGAGCGGTAACAGTACTTTTCTGTCCAACACCGGAATCGAAGCGGGCCTGACCGGGGCCATCAAGGCGCGCATCTCCTACAGCGTGGAGCACGATACAAACCCGCCTGCCGGCGCGATCAAGACCGACACGCTCACACGCTTCACATTGATCTACGGGTTCTAG
- a CDS encoding sensor histidine kinase has product MPINASVERIDTEALYYFAGTGQTPTLDQARAALARGEFKADFPSTSGIDAFTPELWIAVRIKASAVRDAAPVRRILGLGGIFVVLPQVILVAPDGTAQEILATRSANEGDLVPRYLTYIRTASFDLPPGEERLVLINTTLADRPTLGVFREGELGRNQVVATLIKAGFTFTLLIIGIVLAVIAVVTKRRIGLLIAIGYSLVMIQVDASLYTTTYGATPQQGRQIWEVLTLAATFFLYYAFLFAFKESLGLHRKPLMSGLAIVLPLPLVWVAIVSDVTTDIIWAYYLSLLLFSCVIAFRFDIAPRLRLIAGAIMVACAVGAVLVEPFYLGRYLPDLTIEWLRDVLRLLAAMGILFMVLVDLRRTRRERDRMTEERIAALRSQADSDRKLLEAEREYVRAREAASRRKRQLAAASHDIRQPLVGLRQALASESGNISLPLQSRLGEAIDYLEKLTEEYKERSPQGGDKFDQEAEPYSLNLILRTVDDMFRAEAEAAGIALEIEPTAAVTTVPALALIRATSNLVANALRHAQPTLVRVWTEDSNTLKIVVEDDGRGMRTADIERLQRSGEKGEHSSGEGLGLAIIRELAERHDLSLELLSAPGEGTRAIIQLALNKRP; this is encoded by the coding sequence GTGCCAATCAACGCTTCGGTAGAACGGATCGATACCGAAGCGCTCTATTACTTTGCCGGGACGGGGCAGACTCCTACCCTCGACCAAGCGCGCGCTGCTCTTGCCAGAGGCGAATTCAAAGCCGACTTCCCGTCGACAAGCGGCATCGACGCCTTCACTCCCGAGCTCTGGATCGCAGTGCGGATCAAGGCCTCAGCGGTCAGAGACGCAGCGCCTGTCCGGCGCATTCTCGGTCTTGGGGGGATTTTCGTAGTCCTTCCGCAAGTCATTCTCGTCGCCCCCGACGGGACTGCACAGGAAATTCTCGCCACACGATCCGCGAATGAAGGCGACCTGGTGCCACGGTACCTGACCTATATCCGCACTGCGAGCTTCGACTTGCCGCCTGGCGAAGAACGGCTCGTGCTGATCAACACGACACTGGCTGATCGCCCCACTCTCGGCGTTTTTCGCGAAGGTGAGCTGGGCCGCAATCAGGTCGTCGCAACTCTCATCAAGGCTGGCTTCACCTTCACGCTCCTGATCATCGGCATCGTGCTAGCGGTTATCGCTGTTGTCACAAAGCGGCGGATCGGATTGCTTATCGCGATCGGATACTCGCTGGTGATGATCCAGGTCGATGCGTCACTCTACACGACGACCTATGGCGCCACGCCCCAACAAGGGCGGCAGATCTGGGAAGTGCTCACGCTGGCGGCAACATTCTTTCTTTACTACGCGTTCCTGTTTGCTTTCAAAGAGAGCCTGGGCCTGCATCGAAAACCCCTGATGTCCGGCCTCGCTATTGTCCTGCCGCTGCCGCTTGTCTGGGTCGCGATTGTTTCCGATGTGACGACCGACATTATCTGGGCCTATTACCTCAGCCTGCTGCTATTCAGCTGCGTGATTGCCTTCCGTTTCGATATCGCGCCGCGGCTGCGGTTGATTGCAGGCGCCATCATGGTCGCATGCGCAGTGGGGGCCGTACTGGTCGAGCCCTTTTATCTGGGCCGCTACCTGCCCGATCTGACGATCGAATGGTTGCGCGATGTCTTGCGGTTGCTCGCAGCCATGGGCATTCTCTTCATGGTGCTCGTCGATCTGCGCCGCACACGACGAGAGCGTGACCGAATGACCGAAGAACGGATCGCTGCGCTCCGATCTCAGGCAGATTCCGACCGGAAGCTGCTTGAAGCCGAGCGTGAATATGTGCGCGCCCGTGAAGCCGCAAGCCGGAGAAAACGCCAACTTGCTGCTGCTAGCCACGATATCCGCCAACCGCTGGTGGGTCTGCGTCAGGCGCTTGCCAGCGAGTCTGGCAACATTTCTCTTCCGCTTCAGTCAAGGCTCGGTGAAGCGATCGACTATCTCGAAAAGCTGACTGAGGAGTACAAGGAGCGCTCACCGCAAGGGGGTGACAAATTTGACCAAGAGGCAGAGCCTTACTCACTCAACCTGATCCTGCGCACTGTCGACGACATGTTTCGCGCCGAGGCAGAGGCGGCAGGAATTGCGTTGGAAATCGAACCGACGGCTGCAGTGACTACCGTCCCTGCACTCGCCTTGATCCGGGCAACCAGCAATCTCGTCGCTAATGCATTGCGCCACGCCCAGCCGACTCTGGTGCGCGTCTGGACTGAGGATAGCAATACGCTGAAAATCGTCGTTGAGGACGATGGCCGAGGGATGAGAACGGCTGACATCGAGCGGCTGCAAAGGTCCGGCGAAAAGGGCGAACACTCGAGCGGTGAAGGCTTGGGCTTGGCCATTATCCGCGAACTCGCCGAGCGGCACGATCTGTCGCTTGAACTATTGTCAGCGCCGGGTGAAGGAACGCGAGCCATCATTCAACTGGCGCTAAACAAGCGTCCATAG
- a CDS encoding LuxR C-terminal-related transcriptional regulator — translation MTFGRRFSAVVADDHAIIRQALTSALGESDELEGLEIMICEEVENGIEAIGAIRKHRPDLLMLDVSMPHAGGTEVLLEARRWSPETKVVVFTGIAASGKIAEIVDAGADGVFCKSDDLAELTRAIPRILQGARIICARYLAELEKVADRSPLTDRERQVLNLVVAGRTNREIAETLGISAKTVDRHRTNMMAKTGVHSGTELVAFALREGLIDPMGSQA, via the coding sequence ATGACATTTGGACGCAGATTTTCTGCGGTCGTCGCAGACGACCACGCGATTATCCGGCAGGCCCTCACGAGTGCGCTTGGCGAATCCGACGAGCTTGAAGGGCTCGAAATCATGATTTGCGAAGAGGTCGAGAACGGGATCGAAGCCATCGGTGCAATCCGCAAACATCGTCCGGACTTGCTCATGCTCGATGTGTCGATGCCGCATGCTGGCGGGACAGAAGTCTTGCTGGAAGCGCGCAGATGGTCGCCCGAAACCAAGGTGGTTGTTTTCACCGGGATTGCCGCCAGCGGGAAGATCGCCGAGATCGTCGATGCCGGGGCTGATGGCGTGTTTTGCAAGTCCGACGATCTCGCCGAATTGACCCGCGCCATTCCCCGCATCTTGCAGGGAGCACGGATCATCTGCGCGCGCTACCTTGCCGAGCTTGAAAAGGTCGCCGACCGTTCGCCTTTGACCGATCGGGAGCGGCAGGTCCTCAACCTCGTTGTTGCGGGTCGGACCAATCGCGAGATTGCGGAAACACTCGGCATCAGCGCCAAGACGGTTGACCGGCATCGGACTAACATGATGGCCAAAACCGGCGTGCATTCGGGGACCGAATTGGTCGCCTTCGCCTTGCGGGAAGGGCTGATTGATCCCATGGGGAGTCAGGCCTGA
- a CDS encoding spermidine synthase yields MLERKLIDTAQVPDGEELQLISHGRDFMIVFQRNELMSTRMQYSEEQLAEQTMDRLKGSEPRMLIGGYGMGFTLRAALARMGPGGQAVVAELVPEIIEWAKGPMAHLTGDTLDDPRLDLKICDVMALIDDANDGTCEKFDAILLDVDNGPDGIVREENNRLYSRTGLARARDALKPGGVLAIWSAAADPAFNKRLRDARFQVEERFFRARPNNKGPRHTIWFAKL; encoded by the coding sequence ATGCTAGAACGCAAATTGATCGACACCGCACAGGTACCGGACGGGGAAGAGCTCCAGCTGATCAGCCACGGGCGCGATTTCATGATCGTGTTCCAGCGCAACGAGCTGATGAGCACCCGGATGCAATATTCCGAAGAGCAGCTGGCCGAGCAGACGATGGACCGGCTCAAGGGCAGCGAGCCGCGCATGCTGATTGGTGGCTATGGCATGGGCTTTACGCTGCGTGCAGCTTTGGCGCGGATGGGGCCGGGCGGTCAGGCCGTCGTGGCCGAATTGGTGCCGGAGATCATTGAATGGGCCAAGGGCCCGATGGCGCATCTGACCGGCGATACGCTGGACGATCCACGTCTTGATCTGAAAATCTGCGATGTGATGGCGCTGATCGATGATGCCAATGATGGCACGTGTGAGAAATTCGATGCGATCCTGCTCGATGTTGATAACGGACCGGATGGGATCGTGCGCGAGGAAAACAACCGGCTCTATTCCCGCACTGGCCTCGCTCGCGCGCGCGATGCTCTCAAACCGGGTGGCGTCCTGGCGATCTGGTCGGCAGCCGCTGATCCGGCCTTCAACAAGCGCCTGCGAGATGCGCGCTTCCAGGTCGAAGAGCGCTTTTTCCGTGCACGGCCCAACAACAAGGGGCCGCGCCACACAATCTGGTTCGCGAAGCTCTAG
- a CDS encoding GcrA family cell cycle regulator produces the protein MSWTEERTATLKKMWEGGSTASQIAEELGGVSRNAVIGKAHRLGLKSRPSPVKANDKKKAAAKPAAKPAAKKPVAKPAARPAAPKPAARPAAGPSNAGGQVPSQPLPNAGKSDLPKIVSVGPGGFLRQGPGDQQAPIPPAPPRRLVPAKPSPEISDKTSLLDLSDKVCRWPMGHPGEPDFHFCGEQVNPGFPYCVEHCGRAYQAQLPRGARRPPPPLPFGGPRVR, from the coding sequence ATGAGTTGGACTGAAGAACGCACTGCAACGCTCAAGAAGATGTGGGAAGGCGGCTCTACAGCCAGCCAGATCGCAGAGGAGCTGGGCGGTGTTTCGCGCAATGCCGTGATCGGCAAGGCGCACCGGCTGGGCCTGAAATCACGCCCTTCACCGGTTAAAGCGAACGACAAGAAGAAAGCAGCAGCGAAGCCTGCGGCCAAGCCAGCGGCGAAGAAGCCTGTGGCGAAGCCTGCGGCCCGCCCCGCTGCGCCCAAACCGGCTGCACGCCCTGCTGCCGGGCCGAGCAATGCCGGTGGCCAGGTTCCGTCTCAGCCGCTGCCCAATGCCGGGAAGAGCGATCTGCCCAAGATCGTATCGGTCGGGCCGGGTGGCTTCCTGCGCCAGGGCCCAGGTGATCAGCAGGCACCGATCCCCCCTGCCCCGCCGCGCCGCCTGGTACCTGCCAAGCCGAGCCCGGAAATTTCTGACAAGACCAGCCTGCTGGATCTAAGCGACAAAGTATGCCGCTGGCCGATGGGCCATCCTGGCGAACCCGATTTCCATTTCTGCGGCGAGCAGGTGAACCCCGGCTTCCCCTATTGCGTCGAACATTGTGGCCGCGCCTACCAGGCACAGCTGCCCCGTGGTGCGCGCAGGCCCCCACCGCCCCTTCCCTTTGGCGGCCCCCGCGTCCGCTAG
- the hspQ gene encoding heat shock protein HspQ has product MDSASFFSPQAGRQIEVPRKLSARFAIGDVVRHRRFDFRGVIFDIDPVFANSEEWYESIPQEIRPRRDQPFYHLFAENDESSYVAYVSQQNLLQDGESGPVEHPQVPELFDEFDGERYRMRRALTH; this is encoded by the coding sequence ATGGATAGTGCGTCTTTCTTCTCGCCCCAGGCCGGCCGCCAGATCGAAGTTCCCCGCAAGCTGAGCGCCCGCTTCGCTATCGGGGATGTCGTGCGGCACCGACGGTTCGATTTCCGCGGTGTGATCTTCGATATCGATCCGGTCTTCGCCAATAGCGAGGAATGGTACGAATCCATCCCGCAGGAAATCCGGCCTCGCCGGGACCAGCCGTTCTATCATCTCTTCGCCGAGAATGATGAATCGTCCTATGTCGCTTATGTCAGCCAGCAAAACCTGCTGCAGGACGGAGAAAGTGGCCCGGTCGAGCACCCGCAAGTGCCCGAACTGTTTGATGAATTCGATGGCGAACGGTACCGGATGCGCCGGGCTTTGACGCACTGA
- a CDS encoding ABC transporter permease — MPDQAPTEDAQFVDTTAGEAPRFTPRGEPMITGINRIGLWSLYMKEVRRFLKVQTQTIWAPAVTTLLFLVIFSVALGRGGREVLGVPFSSFVAPGLIVMGMMQNAFANSSFSLLSGKIQGTIIDLLMPPLSEGELMTGIIAAAVTRAVMVGGAVSLAMVLWPGVNLGIAAPWAIIWFGLMGAIMLALMGLLTSIWSEKFDHNAAITNFVIAPLSLLSGTFYVIDNLAEVFQLVSRANPFFYVISGFRYGFLGESDIGVGAAPVVTAAIGLGVFNLLFAILVYRVLKSGWKIKD, encoded by the coding sequence ATGCCTGATCAAGCGCCCACTGAAGACGCCCAATTCGTCGACACAACTGCCGGGGAAGCTCCGCGGTTCACACCGCGCGGAGAACCGATGATCACCGGGATCAACCGGATCGGTTTGTGGAGCCTCTATATGAAGGAGGTCCGGCGCTTTCTCAAGGTGCAGACACAGACGATCTGGGCCCCGGCCGTCACAACCTTGCTGTTTCTGGTGATCTTCTCGGTCGCGCTGGGACGCGGTGGGCGTGAAGTTCTGGGAGTTCCGTTCTCCAGCTTCGTCGCGCCGGGGCTGATCGTGATGGGCATGATGCAAAACGCGTTCGCCAATTCCAGTTTCTCGCTCCTGTCGGGCAAGATCCAGGGGACGATAATTGATCTGCTGATGCCGCCTTTGTCCGAAGGGGAGTTGATGACCGGCATTATCGCGGCAGCGGTGACGCGCGCTGTGATGGTTGGCGGTGCAGTTTCGCTGGCGATGGTACTGTGGCCCGGAGTGAACTTGGGCATCGCCGCGCCGTGGGCGATCATCTGGTTCGGCCTGATGGGCGCGATCATGCTGGCCTTGATGGGTCTGCTGACCTCTATCTGGTCGGAGAAGTTCGATCACAATGCGGCCATCACCAATTTTGTGATTGCACCGCTCAGCCTGCTTTCGGGCACTTTCTATGTGATCGACAACCTGGCCGAGGTATTCCAGCTGGTCAGCCGCGCCAACCCGTTCTTTTATGTGATCTCCGGCTTCCGCTACGGATTTCTGGGTGAGAGCGATATTGGCGTGGGGGCTGCGCCGGTTGTCACCGCAGCCATCGGGCTGGGTGTGTTCAACCTGCTATTCGCGATCCTGGTCTATCGCGTGCTGAAGTCTGGTTGGAAGATCAAGGACTAG